A stretch of DNA from Alteromonas gilva:
TTTGCCAAATCCATGCCGTCGGGAATGTTGAGTACAAACTCTTCGCGCACAACAATGTGTTTGGAATATCCGCCTTGTGTGGTTTCACCGTTGATCCTGTCTTTTGAACCGTATGTCATGGTCATGCCGTTGCGGCAGAACTGTTCTTCATGATTGTGGCACTGATCGCACTCCTGGCAGCTGTCGACCATACAGCCCACTGCCACGTTCTGACCCACTTTGTAGTTTTTCACGTCGTCGCCAATAGCGGTTACCACGCCAACAATTTCGTGGCCTGGAATCAACGGGTACGGCTGCTCGCCCCAGTCGCCATTAACCGTGTGCAGGTCAGAGTGACACACGCCGCAATATAAAATTTCAATGGCAACGTCGTTGTCGCGCAGGCTGCGACGTTCAAAATGATAAGGTTGCATGTGTGCATCGGATGAATGTGCGGCGTAACCGACTGTTTGCATAAAGTATCCTCTGTCTAAAATATTGAAATAATGTATTTTTTGTTTATGAATATTATGCATCAGGCAAAACCGGTTGCGGATGCCTAATCCTATTTTTAGGTTGCCTGATCGTATAAGAATAGTAATGTTGCAGTAATGAATACTCTGAGGGGCTGGGTTTTGATCAGTTGTTTTTCATAGGCGCTTTGGTGTAATTCTGGTTTAATAGCGAGCCTCAAACGCAGTGATACATTTAACCTATTTACCGGAGTGACGATGGCCTTAACCCGCTTAGATGCATTAACCGCCCAGCTTGATAGTGCGCCAGCCACGATAGAATTTAGCCATGTGATTGAGTTAATTGATGCTCATTTTAAGTTCACGCCAACCGCTTTTACCAATGGCAGCGCAGTGAATAAGGCCAACCAGAATAACGGCTCCTGCAAGCTGCTGGCACTAGGTCAGTACCTTAAGTTAACCAACGAACAAACCCTGGCGTTATTCGGAACATTTTACCGCGAGGATGTGCTTGGTCATCCACATGGTAGCGACCACGCCAATATTCGTAATTTTATGCAGAGCGGTCATGCCGGGGTACATTTTGACGTGTTTCCTTTAGCCCTGAAATAATTCAATTAATATAAAAGCTTACCGCTGACACCGCCAACCATTAAAAAATGTTCCGGCGCTCACTTATCATAACCCGCTCTTACAGGTGTTGCCTGCTTAAACCGGGTTACATGATGTCTTGGGAGCTTGCTTTTTTAGACGTGTGCGCACAGTTTTTACCTGCATTACGGTGAGCAACATTAGCGGTAGCATTAGCAGCGCAAACATTAACTCTATGCCCCAAACGGCAGCTTCTAAAATAGTAGCGGCCTCAAGCAGACTGAGCACTAGCAGCTTGGTGTCACAATGTTTCATGATAGTTTCAGATACGTAATTTCGACGGTGAAATTATATACCGGTGAGCCTGGGTGAAAATTATCCGATTAGCCAAACTCCTTGACCCTTCGTCCACGGTAATGGCAGCGGTCCCTGCGTGTCACACTTACCTGACGACATGATCCAGCTCATCCGCGAGTTGTGCAATGTCGTTAACGTTGAAATCAGGCGCATTGGCCAGAGGGTAAAGTGACTGTCCTGGTCGGGCTACAAATGCGGTTTGCATCCCAGCTGCGCTGGCTCCGGCAATGTCCCAGCCGTGGGCGGCCACCATGAGTGCTTCTGCTGGTTTAACATTTAACTGTTCCAGCGCCCAGGCGTAGGCACGTTGATCGGGTTTGTATATTTGCAAGGGTTCAATGCTTAATCGTGCGTCAAAATATTTGGTTAACCCGGCATATTCCAACTGGGTTTTTACGCCCTGTGTAGAGGAGTTCGTCAGGCATGCCAGGGTAAAGCCCTGTTGTTTAAGCGTGGCCAGCGCCGGCTTTACGTCAGGGTGCGCTGGCAGGTTCAGCAGGGCAGGGATAATGGCTTTATGAGCGTCCTCTTTACTCATTGTTATACCATTACTGTGCGCAACCATTTGCAGTGCAGCGACGCCAATGGCACCAAAGTGCGCAAAGCGGCCCGATACAGTACTGACCAGCGAATAATGCAACAGCGTGGAGAACCACAGTGTCAATAAGGCCTGATTACCGTTTAATGCCTTACCCACTGTCTCACGCATGGGCGACAAATCGAGCAGTGTTTCGTTGACATCGAATATGATGACTTTCGGCATTGTTGCTGTAGTCGTAGCGGCAGAGCCGCCCTTACCAGAGAGCTGAGAGTCATGGGCCTGGAGAAGTTGCGGTAAGGTAAACAAAATAATACGCCTCAAAAGAGAATGTAGTTGTAGTATAAGCATTTAATCCGGTTGTACCAATTTACCCACGGCTTAACAGGCCCGCAGCGCTGACTGTGTTACCTTTTAAAGTCACTAAATATGCCAGATAGTCAGGGACTTATAAATTAACAAAAAAATTACACTTGCCAATTCAATGCGAATATCCGATTATTAACTTAATCGATTAAGTTGTTATCAATATTGTGTTTAAGAGTGTATTTATGAGTAGTGCAAAAGGTGTTCAGTTAATTACCTATGTTGATCGGTTGGGCCGGGGCAATATTTCGGGGTTACGTGAGTTGCTTAACGAGCAACTTAAAGACGTTTTTGATGGTGTGCACCTGCTACCGTTTTTTTACCCTATCGATGGCGAAGATGCCGGATTTGATCCTATTGATCACACCATGGTCGACAATCGACTGGGTAACTGGGCCGACATTGGCGCGCTGGGTGCGAATATGGCAATCATGGCCGACATGATTGTTAATCATATGTCGGCGCAAAGCCCGCAGTTTCAGGACGTACTGGCTAAAGGCGAAGCGTCTGAATTCTGGCCTTTGTTCTTAACCCGCGACAAAGTGTTTGCCCCGGACCAGTTAAATCAAATACCTAACATTTACCGGCCGCGTCCAACGCCGTGTTTCAGTGACATCACCTTAAAAAATGGTGATACTGTACCATTCTGGACTACTTTTACCTCCAATCAAATTGATATTGATGTGACCTCAGGGCAGGGGCAGGCATACCTGGAAAAAATACTCAGCGCCTTTGCGCAGAATAATGTCGATCTTATTCGCCTCGATGCCGCGGGTTATGCCATTAAAAAGCCGGGCACCAACTGCTTCATGATTGAAGAAACCTTCGATTTTATTGAGCAGTTGAGTCAGGAGGCGCACCGGCGCAACATGCAATGCCTGGTAGAAATTCACAGCTACTATAAAACCCAGATTGACATCGCTAAACGCTGCGACATGGTGTACGACTTTGCACTGCCTCCTTTGGTGCTGCACAGCCTGTTTACGCAAAACCCCACAGCTCTGGCCAAATGGCTGGCAATAGCACCGCGCAATTGTGTCACGGTACTGGACACCCACGATGGTATTGGCATTGTTGATGTAGGGCCAGAAGGTGACAAACCAGGCCTGCTCAGCGCCGCTGAGATTGATGCCCTTGTTGAGCAAATTCATATCAATAGTAATGGTCAAAGCCGTGAGGCAACTGGCGCGGCCGCCAGTAACGTTGATTTATATCAGGTAAATTGTACCTACTATGATGCGCTGGGGGCCAACGATCAGGCCTATTTGATTGCCCGCGCCATACAGTTTTTCTCGCCCGGCATTCCGCAGGTCTATTACGGAGGCTTGTTTGCTGCGCAAAATGATATGGCACTGCTTAACCAAACCAATGTGGGGCGCGACATTAACCGGCCGTATCTGAGCGACAGCGATATCAATCATGCGCTGCAAAAGCCGGTGGTGAAAGCGCTGATCGCGCTCATTCGGTTACGAAATACCCTTGAGGCGCTGGAAGGTAAGTTTATGGTGTCGGCGACCGGGCAACTCATCACCCTCGAATGGGTCGGGTCTGGTTGTAGAGCAGCATTAGAAATCGACTTCAGCACCCTGTCAGCGGTGATTAATTACAGTCAGCAGGATGCTCAACACAGTGTTGACGTGTCGGTGGCAGGCCTCGCCGGCTAACTGTCTATTGTTGGTTAAATTGGTTGGTTAAATTGCTGTTTTAAGCAAAGTCAGCGCAGGGACCGGTGCTCTGCGCGTTGTTTACTTTCGTGACTATACACGGCCTAGCGTTGCGCGTTTAACTAACGCGTTCATCTGTGCGCAGACGGGTACTCGCTTTTTTGATCTGTTTTTAAGCTCTGGTGGTACAAAATTACAATGTAATGTTGCGTATCGGCTCAACTGCTGCCTAACTTGCGCATCGTTTAACCGCAATGTTAGAGCGAGTGCTTGGCAGGTAAACGCAGCAAAATTTAGTGTAATGGAATGTCACGGAGGCTAAATGCCGGGTTATTTTGCTGTGTTAGTAAACGCGATGTTAGTCACATCACTGTGCGTAGCGATCCCAGGCGTTGCCCAGGAAAACCCCGTCACTGTGAGTGTGGCCTACCCGGTGGCAACGCAGCAGTACCAGTCAGTTACGCTGAGCGGTTCGGTTGAGTCGGCTTTTGACGCCGTGTTAGCGCCCCTTGAAGCCGGCGTTGTGGCTAAGTTGCATGTTGAGGTCGGCGATACTGTCAGCCAGGGACAGCCGCTACTGGAACTAAACAGCCGCCTTGCTGAACTGGCGCAGCAGCAGGCGGAGGCAGAGTTGCAGGTGGGCAAAGTGGCCCTCAGCGAAGCCCGGCGATTACTCGACGAAGTGGATGCGCTCACCCAGCAACAGCTTGCCGCCAAAACCCTGTATCAGCAACGCAGTGCGGCGGTTGCGAATGCTGAAGCACAGTTATCTCAGCTATCATCGACCCTGGCTTTACGTAAAGAGATCGTCTCCAGGCACACCCTGACCGCGCCCTTTGATGGGGTCATTTATCAGCGCAGTGTGGATGTTGGGGAATGGATAGAGCCAACAACCCCTGCGCTGGCGCTGGTTTCGCAAAAACACAAGCGCCTCAGCATAGAAGTACCTCAGGAATATTACCGCTATTTTAATACCCTCGACTCGGCGATTACGGTAACGCCTGATAACACCCGCTTTACCAGTGTTGAGGGGCGTCTTACCCGGCTGGTGGCTGCCTCCGGCAATCAGGGGCGTACCTTTACGGCACATATCAGCTTGCCGGCAGACACCGAACTGCTGGTGGGTATGTCTGCCAGTGCTGAGGTAAACCTGCCCAATGTGGTTAGCAATCAGGCCTGGTTACCCGCCAGTGCCATAAAACAACATCCCGACGGTGGTGCCAGTGTGTTTGCGGTGAAAAACAACCGCGCTGAACGGGTGCTGGTGAATATTGTGCGGCGTCAGGGCGACACCGTACTGCTGGAGAACGTCAGCGAGCAACAACTGTATGTTGCCAAGGGCATATCGCGGCTATCAAATAACACACAAGTAACCATTACCGACGGACCACAGCAATGATTGAGTCTACCGTAAAGCGCGGCATACTGGTTGCTGTGGTAGTCAGTATCAGTTGCATACTGGGGATTGTAGCGGCGCTGAGTATACCGGTACAGATGATCCCCGATCTTGAGGTGCGCACGATTACCGTACAAACCGGCTGGCCGGGGGCAACGCCGCAGGATATCGAAAAAGAAATTCTTATAGAGCAGGAGCGCTACCTGCGCAATGTCACCGGCTTAAAACGGATGATTTCCTTCGCCGAAATGGGCAGTGGCTCGGTGGAACTGGAATTTCCTTTTGGGGTAGATGTAAACCAGGCACTTATCCGCGTTAGCAATGCGCTTAATCAGGTGCCGGATTACCCCGAAAATGTTGATCAGCCGCAGTTGTTCTCAGACTCCTTCTCCAGCAATGCATTTATGTATTTTCAGCTTATCCCTTTGGAAGGCAATCCCATGTCGCTGGATATTGACATGCTCTACGACTTTGCAGACGAGGTTATTCGCCCGCAAATGGAGAGTGTGCCCGGGGTGTCACAAATTGAAATTAGCGGCGGCACTGCGCGGCAGATTCAAATTGACGTGGAGCCTGCCAAGCTGGCCCAGCGTGGTATTAGCTTAATCGACGTGCGCGATGCCATACGCCAGCGAAATCAGGACTCCTCGGCTGGCGATATCGAGTCGGGCAAGAGCCGCTATTTACTGCGAGTGGTAGGGCGCTTTGAGCAGTTGAGCGAACTTGAAAATCTTATTATTAAACGCTTTGAAAACGCGAATGTGTATTTAAAGGACGTTGCCAAGGTGCGCCTTGATCACTTTGAGCGTCGCCAGCTTTCCTATGCCAATGGCGATCGCAATTTAGGGCTGTCGGTGCGGCGCGAAACCGGGTCCAACGTGATTAACATCAAACAGCAAATATTGCCTATAGTGGCCGAGCTGAATGAACAGGTACTGGCCGATAATGGCTTAAAAATGGAGTTGTTCAGCGACGACGTGGTGTATGTGTCGAGCTCACTGCGTAACGTGATGATTAATCTGGCGCTGGGTGCCGGGCTGGCCACACTGGTGATGTTTTATTTTTTGCGTTCGGTGCGCTCTACGCTGATTGGCGTAATGGGCATTCCCTTGTGCACAATCGCCGCGTTCATTGCGCTGCTGGCCTTTGGCCGCACCATCAATGTGATTTCCATGGCAGGGGTAGCCTTTGCCATCGGTATGACAGTTGATAATACCATTGTGGTACTTGAGTCCATTGTGCAGTTTCGCCGTAAGGGCTTAAGCCGTTTTGATGCCGCCGTTGAAGGCGTTAAAGACGTGTGGTCGGCGGTGTTGGCCTCAACCGTTACCACTATTTTGGTGTTTGCGCCCATTTTGTTTATTGAGCAGGAAGCCGGGCAGTTGTATTCCGATGTCGCCATTGCCATTTCCGGTGCCATCTTCGCCTCCATGCTGGCGGCAATTTTTGTGGTGCCGGTGGCCATGGCGCGGCTAAAAAATGTTGGTCCGGCCGATGCCAGCATGCAGCAACGTTTAGCTGACCGTTGTCTGAATATGGTGGCGGCCATCACCCGTTCCAGACCGCGGGCGCTTGGCATCGTCATTGGTGGTGCGGTGCTCATTCTGGGGGCGGCCTGGGCCCTGATGCCGGCAGCCGAATATTTGCCAGAGGGCGAAGAGCCTAAATCCTTTTCTACCATGACGGCGCCGCCGGATTATAACCTCAGCCAGATGCAAAAAATTGGTGACGAACTTCGGGCGTTTTTTACCCCGTTTGTGCAGGCCGATCCTGATGCCTATAGCCGCGGTGAGGCTGAGATGCCAGCGCTGGCGTTTTATAATATGCGCGTGAGTATTGGTAGTATCTGGATGGTCACTATGCCGGTTAATCCCGACGAAGTAGAAGACATGATGGCGGTGATTAATCAAAAGTTTGAAAGTTACGAAGGCATGCGCGCGTTTTCCAGCAAGGGCTCGATTATCTCCAGTAACGATGGCGGCACGCGCGCGGTAGCGGTGGACTTTTCGGGCAGTAATATCCGCGAGTTATATCGCGCTGCCAACGCCTTGTACCGCAAAGCTGAAGCTTATTTTGACAATCCGCAAATCAACTCCGATCCCGGCTCACTCACACTGGAACAGCCGTTTATAGAAATACGCCCCAAATGGCAGCGTCTGGCAGAGCTGGGCATGAGTGCCGATGATTTTGGCTATTCAGTGGCGGCGGTAAGCGATGGGGCCTTTGTGGATGAGTTTTTACTCAACGACGATAAAGTGGATATCTTTTTATTCAGCAGCGCCGGTAACGAGCAAACGATTGGTCAGCTGGCGACTACGCCTATCCTTACGCCACCGGGAACAATTTTACCGTTAAATGCCATTGCCACCCTGCTGGAAAGTAAACGTAGCGACACCGTCCGGCGTATCGACGGTGAGCGAACGGTATCCGTGTATGTGATAGCGCCCAAAGAAATAGCGCTGGAAACCGCGGTGAATACCGTTAAAAACCAGTTATTGCCAGAGCTTCGCGAGGCCGGGGACATTGCTCAGAGTGTCAGCGTGCGTATTACCGGCGCGGCCGATCAGTTAGCGGCTACCCAGGATGCGCTGTCGGTAAACTTTTTGATTGCCGTGGCGCTGTGTTATTTATTGCTGGTGGCGATATTCAGTCACTGGGGATACCCGCTGTTTATTCTTACCATGATCCCACTGGGTATGGCGGGGGGCCTGTTGGGGTTAATTGTTCTTAATGGGGTTAACCAGGTGTTAGGCGGGGCTTATCAGCCCTTTGATATGATCACCATGCTGGGCTTTTTAATTTTGCTTGGTACGGTGGTGAATAATCCCATCCTCATTGTCGATCAGACCCGGCGCCTGCTGGACAAGGGGGAGGCGCTGGCCGATGCGGTGAAACACGCTGTCGAGGTGCGATTACGGCCCATTATGATGTCGACCTGTACAACTTTGTTTGGCCTGGCACCCTTGGTGTTAATTCCCGGTGAGGGCACTGAGCTGTACCGTGGCGTAGGGATTATCGTACTAAGTGGTATCTTTGTGTCAACGGTATTGAGCCTGACGTTTTTGCCAGCCTTGTTAGTATCGGTACTGAGTAGTAAGCACGATGTGAATAACGAGCAGGCAGCATAATGTTTCGTTGCCAGGGCTTATGGAACGGCTGCGGCCTAAGGGCGATGGAGCGGGCGTCGGCCAGGGGATGCCTGGCTCGGCATTGTGGGGCGTTTAAGCGCCCCAACGATATTGTACAATAACCTGGCACAACAAGGTTGCACCAGCAGTTATTAGAGTCCTAAATGGGCCTGAAACTCTTCGTAAGTACCGTCGAAATGAGTGAGCTTTTGATCTTTAATCTCGATGACCTGGGTAGCCAGAGACTCAACAAACTCGCGGTCGTGGCTGACAAAAATCACCGTGCCTTCAAACGCCAGCAGGGCGTTGTTCAGCGCTTCGATAGATTCCATGTCCAGGTGGTTGGTAGGTTCGTCCATGACCAGCACGTTGATGTCCTGCAACATGATTTTGCCGAACAACAAACGGTTTTTCTCACCCCCTGAACACACGCTGACCTTCTTGTTAAAGTCGTCAGAGCCAAACAACAGGCGCCCCAGCATGGCTTTAATTTGCAGATCGTCGTGGCGCGGCTGACGCCATTGTGACATCCATTCAAACAGGGTCAGATCATTAGCAAAATCGGCAGAGCTGTCTTGCGGAACATAGCCCACCGCGGCGTTTTCGGCCCATTTTACGCTGCCCTGATTAGCACTTTGGTTAATCAAGCATTTAAGCAGGGTGGTTTTACCGGCACCGTTCTCGCCAATAATGGCCAGCTTTGAGCCTGCTTCGAGCAGCAGATTGCCGCCACTGAAAAGAGGTTCATCGTAACCATGACCCAGATCTTCAAGGGTAATGGCAAGGCGGTGCAACTTTTTATGCTGTTTAAACTGTATGTAGGGCTTACGACGGCTCGACGCTTTAATATCATTGAGTTCGATTTTTTCCAGCCGCTTGGCCCGCGAAGTCGCCTGTTTGGCTTTAGACGCGTTGGCAGAAAAGCGCGCCACAAAGCTTTGCAGTTCTTCTATTTCGGCACTCTTTTTGGCGTTTTCGGTGTGCAACTGCTCCTGCACCAGGCTTGAAGCCTCAATAAAGGCTTCGTAGTTACCCGGGTAAATACGCAGTTCACCGTAATCTATGTCGGCCATGTGCGTGCATACCTGGTTTAAAAAGTGGCGATCGTGAGAAATGATGATCATGGTAGACTTACGCTTGTTAAGCTCTTCAGCCAGCCAGTGAATAGTGTAAATATCCAGGTTGTTGGTGGGCTCATCGAGCAGCAACACGTCGGGTTCGGCAAACAGCGCCTGTGCCAGTAACACCCGTACTTTGCGGCCGGGGGCAACTTCGCGCATTAAACCAAAATGATAACGCTCTTCAATGCTGGCCGAGCTGAGAATGTCACCGGCACGCGACTCGGCGGTGTAACCGTCCATTTCGGCAAACTGCACTTCCAGTTCGGCGACTTCCATGCCTTCGGCTTCGGTCATTTCAGCTTTGGCGTAAATTTCGTCACGGCGCTGTTTTACTTCCCAGAGCTCGCGATCGCCCATGATGACTGCATCCACTACGCTCATGTCTTCAAAGGCAAACTGATCCTGATTCAGGATACCCAGTTTGGTGCCGGGTGCTAAGGACACATTGCCTGCCGTAGGAGTGAGTTTGCCGCTGAGAATTTTCATTAGCGTGGACTTACCACAACCGTTGGCACCAATCAGGCCATAGCGGTTGCCGTTACCAAATTTGGCTGAAATATTTTCGAACAATGGCTCAGAGCCAAATTGCATAGTGATATTGGCGGTAGTAATCAAAACAGTTCCCGGGAAGTCATAAAAGTAGGCAAACAGCCCATTGCTAAATGCGAGCTGCATAAAAGCGGCGTAAGCGCGCGCAATATAAAGAATGAAAGCCGCTGTGTAAAGCAAAGCAGCTCGAAGGGCCATGTTTCGCGACGCATAGCGCCTAATTGGAAGGGGTTTCTTACACTTTAGCCGATTTGTTTACGTTGTCGTCACAATTATACAGGTTACCTGCCGCCAGCAATGAAACCGTGAGCCGGGCTTTACGTTAAACGTGAGGGGGAGCATCGGCGGCCAGTGCCAGCTGTACAGATTGCTTTATCAGCGCAAGCGCATGGGTTTCAAACCAGGGGTTACGGGCTTGCCAGCGATTATTGCGTCCGGAAGGGTGTGGCAGCACATAGCGCCGGTTCGGGGCCGCTGTGGTGGCCTTCACCGCGTCAGTAAGCGTGCGGTATTCGGGCAGGTAATATTGCTGTGAATACCTGCCTATGTGCAGGATGAGCGCCGGCTCCAATAGATTAATCACCTTGGCGTGCCAGGTTGGCGCGCAGATTTTTGGCGGCGGTGCATCAGCGCCGTTTTTATAGCCGGGAAAACACAGAGCCATGGGCAGATGGGCAAATACCGGAGAATAAAACTGCGCGCGGCTAACGGCTAACCAACTGCGCAGTTTATCGCCACTGGCATCGTTCCATGGCGTGGCACTGTCGTGGGCTTTTATGCCCGGAGCCTGGCCAATAATGAGTATCCGCGCTGCACTGCTAGCGTGCACGACCGGTCTTGGCGGCTGGGGCAAATGACCAGCACACAGGCGGCAGGCGCGGATATCTGTCAGTAAGGTGGGTAACTCATCGCTGGGTGAGTTGTTGTCGTTGGTGCTCATCATGCAGCCTTGCTGTTGCCCGGTGGGCGTTGCTTTTAATTATTGCGATTGGCCAGGCCCAGTGTACTGACTTTGCGTACCACGCAAAAGCGGTATTTTGCAGACTGGCAGTTGGCCGGTACGGCAATCTGCACGCTTTACAACCGAGTTAAAATAAACCATATTGGTGCTTTAGGGTATGGAGTTCAGGAATGCAATTAGACAGTATCAGTTTTGCCCAGCGCCAGCGTTTGGCTTATATCGATTTTTGTTTGCTGTTTAAAGGGGCTATACATCGACAGGATCTTATCAACCGTTTTGAGGTAGGGTTATCGGCCGGCTCGCGGGACTTTAATTTGTATAAAGATCTGGTGCCCGCCAACCTCGAATACGACGCCCGCGAAAAGCGCTATTTTCAAACCGCGCAGTTTAAACCCTTATTTGAGCACGACGCTCAACGCACCCTGACCAAACTGGCCAACGACATCTCCGACGGTTTTGATGCGATCGGCGATATTCACTTTCCGGTAGAGGCACCGTCGA
This window harbors:
- a CDS encoding HopJ type III effector protein, coding for MALTRLDALTAQLDSAPATIEFSHVIELIDAHFKFTPTAFTNGSAVNKANQNNGSCKLLALGQYLKLTNEQTLALFGTFYREDVLGHPHGSDHANIRNFMQSGHAGVHFDVFPLALK
- a CDS encoding haloacid dehalogenase type II — its product is MPKVIIFDVNETLLDLSPMRETVGKALNGNQALLTLWFSTLLHYSLVSTVSGRFAHFGAIGVAALQMVAHSNGITMSKEDAHKAIIPALLNLPAHPDVKPALATLKQQGFTLACLTNSSTQGVKTQLEYAGLTKYFDARLSIEPLQIYKPDQRAYAWALEQLNVKPAEALMVAAHGWDIAGASAAGMQTAFVARPGQSLYPLANAPDFNVNDIAQLADELDHVVR
- the gtfA gene encoding sucrose phosphorylase; protein product: MSSAKGVQLITYVDRLGRGNISGLRELLNEQLKDVFDGVHLLPFFYPIDGEDAGFDPIDHTMVDNRLGNWADIGALGANMAIMADMIVNHMSAQSPQFQDVLAKGEASEFWPLFLTRDKVFAPDQLNQIPNIYRPRPTPCFSDITLKNGDTVPFWTTFTSNQIDIDVTSGQGQAYLEKILSAFAQNNVDLIRLDAAGYAIKKPGTNCFMIEETFDFIEQLSQEAHRRNMQCLVEIHSYYKTQIDIAKRCDMVYDFALPPLVLHSLFTQNPTALAKWLAIAPRNCVTVLDTHDGIGIVDVGPEGDKPGLLSAAEIDALVEQIHINSNGQSREATGAAASNVDLYQVNCTYYDALGANDQAYLIARAIQFFSPGIPQVYYGGLFAAQNDMALLNQTNVGRDINRPYLSDSDINHALQKPVVKALIALIRLRNTLEALEGKFMVSATGQLITLEWVGSGCRAALEIDFSTLSAVINYSQQDAQHSVDVSVAGLAG
- a CDS encoding efflux RND transporter periplasmic adaptor subunit → MPGYFAVLVNAMLVTSLCVAIPGVAQENPVTVSVAYPVATQQYQSVTLSGSVESAFDAVLAPLEAGVVAKLHVEVGDTVSQGQPLLELNSRLAELAQQQAEAELQVGKVALSEARRLLDEVDALTQQQLAAKTLYQQRSAAVANAEAQLSQLSSTLALRKEIVSRHTLTAPFDGVIYQRSVDVGEWIEPTTPALALVSQKHKRLSIEVPQEYYRYFNTLDSAITVTPDNTRFTSVEGRLTRLVAASGNQGRTFTAHISLPADTELLVGMSASAEVNLPNVVSNQAWLPASAIKQHPDGGASVFAVKNNRAERVLVNIVRRQGDTVLLENVSEQQLYVAKGISRLSNNTQVTITDGPQQ
- a CDS encoding efflux RND transporter permease subunit is translated as MIESTVKRGILVAVVVSISCILGIVAALSIPVQMIPDLEVRTITVQTGWPGATPQDIEKEILIEQERYLRNVTGLKRMISFAEMGSGSVELEFPFGVDVNQALIRVSNALNQVPDYPENVDQPQLFSDSFSSNAFMYFQLIPLEGNPMSLDIDMLYDFADEVIRPQMESVPGVSQIEISGGTARQIQIDVEPAKLAQRGISLIDVRDAIRQRNQDSSAGDIESGKSRYLLRVVGRFEQLSELENLIIKRFENANVYLKDVAKVRLDHFERRQLSYANGDRNLGLSVRRETGSNVINIKQQILPIVAELNEQVLADNGLKMELFSDDVVYVSSSLRNVMINLALGAGLATLVMFYFLRSVRSTLIGVMGIPLCTIAAFIALLAFGRTINVISMAGVAFAIGMTVDNTIVVLESIVQFRRKGLSRFDAAVEGVKDVWSAVLASTVTTILVFAPILFIEQEAGQLYSDVAIAISGAIFASMLAAIFVVPVAMARLKNVGPADASMQQRLADRCLNMVAAITRSRPRALGIVIGGAVLILGAAWALMPAAEYLPEGEEPKSFSTMTAPPDYNLSQMQKIGDELRAFFTPFVQADPDAYSRGEAEMPALAFYNMRVSIGSIWMVTMPVNPDEVEDMMAVINQKFESYEGMRAFSSKGSIISSNDGGTRAVAVDFSGSNIRELYRAANALYRKAEAYFDNPQINSDPGSLTLEQPFIEIRPKWQRLAELGMSADDFGYSVAAVSDGAFVDEFLLNDDKVDIFLFSSAGNEQTIGQLATTPILTPPGTILPLNAIATLLESKRSDTVRRIDGERTVSVYVIAPKEIALETAVNTVKNQLLPELREAGDIAQSVSVRITGAADQLAATQDALSVNFLIAVALCYLLLVAIFSHWGYPLFILTMIPLGMAGGLLGLIVLNGVNQVLGGAYQPFDMITMLGFLILLGTVVNNPILIVDQTRRLLDKGEALADAVKHAVEVRLRPIMMSTCTTLFGLAPLVLIPGEGTELYRGVGIIVLSGIFVSTVLSLTFLPALLVSVLSSKHDVNNEQAA
- a CDS encoding ABC-F family ATPase; translation: MITTANITMQFGSEPLFENISAKFGNGNRYGLIGANGCGKSTLMKILSGKLTPTAGNVSLAPGTKLGILNQDQFAFEDMSVVDAVIMGDRELWEVKQRRDEIYAKAEMTEAEGMEVAELEVQFAEMDGYTAESRAGDILSSASIEERYHFGLMREVAPGRKVRVLLAQALFAEPDVLLLDEPTNNLDIYTIHWLAEELNKRKSTMIIISHDRHFLNQVCTHMADIDYGELRIYPGNYEAFIEASSLVQEQLHTENAKKSAEIEELQSFVARFSANASKAKQATSRAKRLEKIELNDIKASSRRKPYIQFKQHKKLHRLAITLEDLGHGYDEPLFSGGNLLLEAGSKLAIIGENGAGKTTLLKCLINQSANQGSVKWAENAAVGYVPQDSSADFANDLTLFEWMSQWRQPRHDDLQIKAMLGRLLFGSDDFNKKVSVCSGGEKNRLLFGKIMLQDINVLVMDEPTNHLDMESIEALNNALLAFEGTVIFVSHDREFVESLATQVIEIKDQKLTHFDGTYEEFQAHLGL
- a CDS encoding uracil-DNA glycosylase family protein, which codes for MMSTNDNNSPSDELPTLLTDIRACRLCAGHLPQPPRPVVHASSAARILIIGQAPGIKAHDSATPWNDASGDKLRSWLAVSRAQFYSPVFAHLPMALCFPGYKNGADAPPPKICAPTWHAKVINLLEPALILHIGRYSQQYYLPEYRTLTDAVKATTAAPNRRYVLPHPSGRNNRWQARNPWFETHALALIKQSVQLALAADAPPHV